The region TCAATCGCGCCGGTGCAAATTGCGGACTGGTTCCTCGGGGTGGGGGAGTGAGAAATCTACACTATCTTGGCTGTGCCGGTACCGGTGGATTCCTGTTCGCCAAAGTAGGTGCTGATACCGTTCGGACCAATGACCAGGTGAAATTGCTGCGGGCTGTTTGTTCCCGAAAGGAGCTGCCCATAGTTTTGAACAGCGCCTTGCGGATCGAGCAGATATCCACCCAAGGGGAATTGGTCGAGGGCAGTACGAGTCAGACTGGCCTGAGCGCTAAGGCGCTGGAACATGAGTTCCAATGCGGGGTGCGCTTCAAACAATGCCTCAATCCGGTCTTTTTGTGGGTGGTCGCTTGCGACGACAACATGCCCATTTGAATCGGTGGTGAGGTCCAGTTCGTTAAGCCCGGTAATTCCGGCATTTGAGAAGATATTGCCGAGTGCTTCTCGGAACTGGGTAAGTTTTGCCTGAAAGTTATCGCTCATGGTAGACAGGGCGGTTTGCAGGGGACGGTCCTGAACATTGAATGATTTTGCCATGGACGCGGTGTTGGCATTTGCCTTGAGCTGGGCGGCAAGCAGTGCGGCGAAGTTTGCGGAAGACATGGAGTTAGAGGCATTTAGGGCGTTTGTCTTTGCCGTATCTCGACCGCTCTTGATTTCATGCCACAGGGACCGTACCCCGTTGACGAGTTGTAGTCCTTCAAGGATTGGGAATGCCATGGTCGCCTCCGCTTCGTCTTTCTTGCGGAGAATGGAGCAATCGGCGCGCCAACTTTGACGCGCCGATTGGTAAGGTGCAGAGACAAAGGTGCTCGGATCTACTCTTGAATCATTAGAGCCCTGCCATCGGATTCTTTCGCGCCGGTTATCAGCGCTGTTAGTTCGCGTACCATGGAGTCCACGTCCATGGCCTGCCCCGAAAGCTCTTCAGAAGCGCTGGCCGACTCTTCGGCGGAAGCCGCGTTCATCTGAACGACTTTGTCCATTTCTGCGACCGCCGTGTTAACTTGGTCGATGCCCATCGCCTGCTCGTTGGACGCCGCGGAAATTTCGGCGATAAGCGTGGCAACACTGTTGGCGGCGGTCTGGATGCTCTTCAAACGTTGGGATGTCTGTTGTGTTGCGACGACGCCATTTTGCGCATTGTGCGTGGCCTCTTCGATGAGTTGAGCCGTGCTGCGCGCGGCGTCTGCACTCCGAATGGCGAGGTTTCTCACCTCTTCCGCTACTACGGCAAAGCCTTTTCCTGCTTCACCGGCGCGCGCCGCTTCGACAGCCGCATTCAAGGCCAACAAGTTGGTCTGGAAGGCAATTTCGTCGATGGTTTTCAGAACCTTCGCCGTTTCCTGGGACGAAGTGCGAATGCGTTCGGTTGCTTCGGCCATTGCCCTCATGGATTCCACCCCCGCTTCGGCGAGCGTGGCCGCTTCTTTCGCGACGAGATTGGCTTGGTTGGCATTCTCCGCGTTTTGGCGTGTCCGGGAAGCCATTTGCGTGAGAGCCGCGGAGGATTCTTCGAGGCTTGAGGCTTGTTCGCTCGCGCCCTGGGCCAGCGCCTGGCTAGCCGACGCGACCTGTGTAGATGCCGAAGTGACCTGGTTGGAGCCTTCCTGCAAGGTCTCCGCGATTCTACGTAAGCGAGTTGACAGCCGGGACGACATGATCAGCCACACGATGACCGCAAAGACCGCTGCAATTAGGCCAAGCGTGATCAGGTAGACGTTGCTGCGATGGCCAAGTGACGCAATGCGGTTCGACGCGGCAAGGAGTTCGTCGTCGTATACACCTGCACCGATAATCCAATCCCACGGCGCGTAATACATCAAGCGAACAGTCTTGTCGCGTGGGACAGTATCGTTGCTTCCCTGAAACGGATAGCGTATTTCGCCCATCTCTCCGGGCTTGAGGGCTTTTGCCGTCTTCACGACATCTTGGATGAAGAAGCGACCGTTCGTGTCCTTCATTTCCCATAAGTCTTTCCCGTCGCTCTTTCCGCCTTGAGAAATGACGTACCTCCCTTTGGAATCCAGAACGTAGATGTAACCGGATTCGCCGATCTTCACGTCCATGATAGCTTTGCGAAGAGTGGCCATGCTGTCTTCCCGCATCCCCACGCACAGCATGCCCGCAACCTTGTTGCTCGCGTCGTAAATGGGCGTAAACTGTGCCAGATACCATACGTCGCCGACTGGCGTTCGGTGAACACACGTTTCTCCCTTCAGGATCGCCGCGATGATGGCATTCCCCGAACCGGTTTCACCGGCGGCAGGCAGAAACGTCCCGATCGCGCGTTCCCCCGCCTCATTTGTTACGTTCGTCAGGACACGCAGCATATCCCCAGCGTCGTTCATGCGCTGGAACACGGTGCAGACACCGCCAGTAAGGTCTTTAGCGCGGTCAACTAGCGGCGCTTCGGTCCCAGAAGGTATCTGCTGCCCAGGCCACTGTCCGCCGAGAAGCAGCTTGGGAAGAGTAACAGGGGTAGTGGCTTTTGAGAACTGGTTTGTTGCCGTCCAGGCTACCGTTTCTTCCGACAACGTCACTCCACCCAAGTCTTTCAAGTCGGCCTGGACCGTCTTCATCATGAGGTCCAACTGTCCCTGTTGGGTTTCCACCATGGAGTAAACCCCTCGCGCGAGGTGATCAAGATCCGAAAAGGCCAGTTTCTTGCTCTCATCTACGGAAATACTGACCATTTGCCTATTCTGTGAATACACGATTGATACAAGTACGGCCAGAGGGGCCACCGTAAGAATGATCCCTGCGGCGAGGAGTTTTCCTCGTAAGCTCATGGGTACGTTCCTTTCGCAATATCTCAACACCTGCAGTTTGAGATACGTAGGTAGCGGGCATGTTAAATGTGAAGAAACTTAGTCCAATTCGACCGTACGAGACTGCGGATAATTGCTGTGCAACATAATCATATTTGAGTGTTTAGAGCGTGCGTTCCCCCAAAGTAATGTTGTCCCTGTATAGCTCATAAATTGCTTTATTTCCGTTTTACACCATTTGATATTACTGATATAATTCAAAATCGTTGATACAATATCTTCTGGCAACTGTAAACCCCAGGCAACCGGACTGTCTGACATTTCTCTTGCCGATTCGACCAGTAGGCTGTCTTTTCGACCGCGCGGACGCCCAAGTGCTCGTTCGCCTTGGATTTCCTCAAGAGACTGGGAAATGCTCTCTTCCTTTTGGTCGCTTCGTATCACGAGATTTGGGGCTTTTTCTGCAGTTACGGCGAATACTTTGCCCGGATTCCCAGGCGCGGACGACCTCAGCGACCACATTAAGGAGGAGCACAGAGGTCCGAAGCGGTCTCTCGTTGATAGCCTTGATGACTTTGGGAGGTCATTCTGATTCGGTCAATGGAGAACTTGTCCGCTTATCTACCCCTAGATTAGAAGGATGCGTCCAATTCTAGACCGACTGTCGTGAATAATTATAGCGATGCAAACCCGCGCAGTCAAGAAAACAATTAAAACACTGCATGTGCCGCGGTTTTTTCTGGAGCAGGCCCTATCCAGCAATTTCCACAGTTACAATCTTGAACGGTTTGCACTCGATCGGGACCTTCACCCCTTCACACCGCAACGTCTTGATGCGTTTCTCGTTGAGGTCTGTCAGCCAAACTGTTCGTACAGGTTTGAACAGCTTCAGCGTCGTCTTGACCGTATCCGGCCCGGGGTTGTACACGCGTACGATGAGGTTATTGTTCCACTCGCACTTCTTAAACGCACTGAGGATCAGCGACTCGACGCCAAGGTCAATGAACTGCATCGCGTCCGGCAACTTCCCATCTCGAGGCACGGGCAGGTACTTCTGGAGAGCGCGCTCGTCTTCGAGACGCAGGCCCATCTGCCGGAGGTCGGTACCGCCGTGAATGTCTCCGCGGGTTGCGCAAATTGCGATGTTGTGGCGTAGGGCCTCGTTCATGACTGGGTGCCAGTCTCCGGCGTGAGCCATGAATGCGTAGCGAAACTCCATGGGCATGAGGCATTGCGCTTCGGGCGCTTGTATCTTGGGCGAAGCACTGTAGGGGCGCGTGGGAAAGTCATCGCGGCCCAGCCAGCCCACGGCTCTGAATAGCGTCTGGGCCAGGGTTCGGGTTTTGCCGTGCTGCAAGACCTCGAACTCGGGCATGCCGTCGTTAATGATGGCAAAGCCGTTGCGCTTCTGCGAGAGCGACGCAAATCGTAGCACGTGCTGGGTGGTGTACGGGGGCAAGGGGCAGCCGTAGGGACTCGTTTCTTTCGGCGCGGGATGAGCAATCGGCCGGTCGATTACGGCGAAGTGCCCGTCCACCTGTACGGTATCGGTTTCGATTTGCGTGGGGAACAAAGCGCGTAACCGATGGTCCTTAATGGTGTTGTTCACGCGGGTTACCAAATCCACGCGGGGAGAGCCGGCACGGCAGGTGACATCGGTTTCGATGACGAGCCGGGCGCGTTTTCTGGAACGGCGCTTTCGATCTTCGGCGAGGCTCTCGGGCAGTTCCAGCGTGTGCGTGATGCGCCACGTGGCGGAGAATGGTCCGCTGTGCAAGCGCTCGATCGCAGGCCGCGACTTCTCTGTCGTAATTGTCTCGGAATTCTCGGGAAGGTACGACCAATTGTATTCGTCGCCGCAGTCTTCGGTGTCCTCAAATACGAGAAGATTCTCGTACCGGTTCCGGGTCTTCTTGTCGTGTAGCGTGAGGGTCCCGTTGCTCTGAATCCCAAGGGTATAGAAATTGTTTTCGAAGGACTTGGCGCCTACGCGGATCGCCGGCGTGAGTTTGGCGGATTTCCCCTCGCGGGCATAAAGCGTCTTGTAGCTGCATGCAGGCAAATCCACTTCGAGTTCGCAGCAGTGCCGGACGACATCGAAGGGCTTGACGGCTTCCCACCAATGGACGCGCTCGGAGCCCAGCCATTCGAAGGGCACTTCTCGTCCCTTTTCGTCGACGAGCTGGAGGGACTTCCAGTTCTCCGACTGCGGGCACAGGTCGATGTCGATGCGGACCACTTCCTTTCGCCGGACTCCCAGCGTGTTGAAGAGCATAACCGGTACACCCGTCTGGCGGGTGTGGTCCACGTTCAACGCCAGCATCCGCAGCGCGGTCCGGTGCAGCATGCGCCCGACCTGGTCGACGGCATCCATACGGACGACCGCCTCCTTGTGTACTTGATCGATGCTGGACCCGCAGACGTCGTCGTGGGGATGGGTCTTCAGAAGCTCTTTCCACGCGTAGGCGATCTCGTCTTGAGGATAGGGCTGGCATCCGGTGAGCCATGCGGCGGCAGCGACCGGCTCGGTCCATTTCTCTAGCAAGTCTTCGCAGTGCTGGTTCTGCATCTTCATGTACATGCGCGACGAGTAGACGCCTCCCAGCAGGTCGCCGAAGCGGTATATCAACTCGCCGTTGTGGGTCTTGAGGCGTGTTCCGTTGAGGCTGCGTTGAAGCGCGTTGACGTAGTCCTCAAACGATGCGATGCGAAAGTCGTACTGCGGGAACTTGCGCGACAGTCTTTTCAGAATGCGCGGCAAATCGGGTTGATGGTCGGCTTGATCGATCCCGTTTCCAAGCAAGAGAACGCGCGATCGCGTAAGTTCCAGCAACATCTTGCACGACTTGTCTACTTTCTCGACCGCATCCTGGAATGACTGCACCATCACTTCGGTATCGCCCCAGTTGGTGACGTAGCCGAGGTGTGTGCCGTTGCCGTAGAAGGGGTGTTGACGGGACGCAAGCACCTTGGACCCATCGGGCGACTGCCAATAGAATTCAAGGTCCAAGTCCTTCTTCTCTTGTTCAAGTCCCCGGAAGAATACGAACGAATCGATTCCAAAACCCTGAAGAAGCTGCGGGAGTTGGCCGATGTGACCGAACGAATCGGGAACATAACCGACCTTCATGGCGCGTCCGAAAGACTTGCTGATTTTCAGTCCGTAGATTAGATTGCGGATGAGCGATTCCGGACTCACAAGGAATTCGTCTGGAAGGACGTACCAGGGGCCCACGTACAAGCGCTTGTTCTTGATGAGGGCTCGCAGCCGCTCCGCTGCCTGCGGACGTATCTGGAGGTAGTCATCAAGCACAACCGCCTGCCCGTCGAGCACAAAACAGGAAAACGCGGAGTCTTTTTCCAGGGTGTCGGCGAGTCGATCAATCATGCGAACGAGGCGAAGACGAAACTCCTCAAAAGGAACATACCAAGCGCGGTCCCAATGCGTGTGAGGAACGACAAATACGGAATACTTACTAACCACAACCGGATCTCCCTAAGGGCGAACTGGACAGATCGCACAGGGGATACTGGGGCGACCCCAATGCCATCACCTGTAATTACTGGACCGATTCCCCGCTGCGATATTTCGGCTAAACATCCCGAGTATAGCGCAAGTTGGGGCGTTTGGAAAAGAGTCGAGGTCACTTTGTCATGATCGCAATCTACGAGAGCACCTTTTTGTCATGACCGCCTACCGGTTTCTGGATGCCGCCTTCCTCCTATTTCACTCTGCTCTCATCGTTTTCGTGGCGTTTGGATGGGTGTGGAAAAGGACACGGCGTATCCATCTGGCCACCGTTGGAGTGGTTGGATTATCGTGGTTTGGGTTAGGGCTAATCTACGGACTTGGCTTCTGCCCGTGTACCGAATGGCATTGGAGGGTCCGGGAACGCTTGGGGGACACGCTCTTGCCGAATTCCTACATCAAGTTTCTTCTGGACACCTTGACCGGTCTCGACTGGAACGCGGCGGTCGTGGATGGGTCAACCTTCTGTGTCTTCCTAATAGCTACCCTGTTGTCGGTTCTGTTGAACCGGCGGGACATGCGAGAGCGCATTCGATAGAATAGGTCAAACACGGAACCGAGGGGGAAGTAGACCAATGCCGATATCACGCCGATCGTTTATTAAGCAGAGTGTGACCGTTGCCGGATTGGGTTGGGCGGGATGCAAAGGCGCTTTCGCGGCGTCTGCGCCAAAAGCGGTAAGGACTTTTCACGCGTCGATCTCGATTGACGCGATCAAGGCGGACCCGGAACTGCCGGAGATCATCAAGGCGGCCGGCGTCAGAGACATCTGGCTGGCGTGTTTCTTTCAAGGCACGTGGCATCACTCGATAGCCGAATTGAACGAGTACCGGACCAAGCTGGAGAAGATGGGCTTTGCGGTCCACAACATCACGATTCCGCTTGGACATCCGATGTACACCGAAACCACGCCCGATTACATGCCCGCGCTGAGCGGAGTGCCGTGGAAACGCGGCATCCGGCCGGATGGAAAGAGCGTCGGCGGCGTATCGTTGCATCCTCCCATCACGGAGGAGAACGTGGCCGCCGTGAAGCAAATCAAGACCACGAATCCCGGCATCATCTTTCTGGATGACGATTTCCGGCTTGCGCCGTCGCCGGACGATATTGGCGGGTGTTTCTGCGAGGATCACAAGAAGGCCTTTCTCGAGAAGCACGGGTACGGGGAATCCGAGTGGGCCGCGCTGTTGGCGGACGTAGGCACGCGCACGTTATCGCCGGTGGTGAAGGCGTGGGTTACTGACACCTGCGATGCGCTGACGGCGTGTTTTCGCGCCCAGCAGGCCGCTGCCGCGCCGGAAGCGCAGCTCGGCATCATGGTGATGTATTCGGGCAGTGAGCGGGCCGGTATTCGTTTGCAGGACTATGCCGGTGTGCCATTCCGAGTGGGCGAATCGCACTTCAGCGACGGCGACTACGACCCGCTGAAGGGCAAGACGAACGAGTTGTTCAGCGTGCTGTTCCATCGGAGGTATGCGACGCCGGAACTTGCGTTCAGCGAGACCACGGCGTGGCCGCCAGACAAGCTTTCAGCGGAGAACATGGCGTCGAAGCTGGCCATCACGACAATTTCCGACGTGCGCAACACGATGTTCATGAGCGGCAACACGCCGTTCCCTCGCACGCATTGGGAGGTGCTCGCGCCCGCGATGAAGCACAACGCGGCGCTGCACGAGCGCGTGGCGGGGCATGTGCCGCGCGGCCCGTTCAAGCACTATTGGGGCGAACAAAGCCGGTGGGTAGGCGATTCCAACGCGTTCAGCCTATTCCTGGCGACGGGCGTGCCGTTCGAAGTGGTTGAGGAACCGGCGCCCGGCGGCTGGACGTTCCTGTCGGACTACGACGCGCGGACGTATCCGTCGGCAACGGACGGCAAGCACGGCACGTTGGTTTACCGCGCCGGGGGAAGCACGTCAATCGAAGGCGGGCGAGCGGTCGCGGAAACGTTGCCGGACTTGTTTGCTTTGAAGAGGGAAGTCGTCGCGAATCTGAAAGATACGCCCTACGTGGAAGACGACGTGCCGGTGGTGTGCGCGTGGTACCCCACCGCGAATGCGGTATTGTTGTGGAATCTGGAGAAGGCCCCGGCAAAGGTATCGCTTCGCTACAACGAGAAGCGGCGCGAGGTGGAACTGCCAGCGCTGGGGATAGAGATTGCAGAGGGAATTGCATAACGACAGAACGAATGGCCGTGAAACCGCAGCCGAGGGCGGCTGCGCCACATTTCCGCAGGCAGGATGCCTGCGACACGCTAGTCTGTAAGCGATGCGCCGATTGCCAATCGGGAAGTTGAACAAGTAGAGTAGTGCGTTATTGGGGGTGAGAGTCGTGTCCGGCGAACGGGCGGAGTCACGGGAATGGCAAGAATGAGAAAGCGGATTGGCGTGGCCGTCGTGACGCTTCTTGCGTTGCTGGCGACGGGGTGCGGGCAAAGCGCGACGCAAGAGAACAGCGGTGGTGCGGATGTCAAAGCCACGCGCGTGATTGGTGCCTCGCTGCTGACGCAGCGGCATCAGTTCTACCGCGATCTGGTGGCGGCCCTCGAAGAAGAAGCTCCCAAGCATGGGCTGACGTTGCGCATTCAATACGCCGAGTTCGACGGACAGAAACAAATCAATCAGATAGAGACGTTCGTGCGGCAGAAGGTGGATGCGATCATCGTGTCCCCCAAGGATTCCGCGGGCATTTCTCCGGCAGTGAGCGACGCGCGCGCGAAGGGGATTCCGGTGTTCACTGCCGATATCGCCGCGCAGAACGCCGATGTCGTGTGTCACATCGCTTCGGACAACGTCCAGGGTGGCCGGATTATTGGCGAATACCTTGCGAAGATCCTGAATGGAAAGGGCAAGGTCGCAATCATCGACAATCCCGAAGTGACCTCGGTGCAGGATCGAACGAAGGGTTTTGACGAGGCCTTGGCGAAGTATCCGGAGATGTCGGTTGTGCAGCGCGCGCCGGGCGCCGGGGTGCGTGACAAGGCGTTGACGGCAGCGCAGAGCGTGTTGCAGGCGAATCCCGATCTCAGCGCGATATTTGGCATCAACGACGATTCCGCGCTGGGCGCGTTGGCCGCCGTGGAATCGGCGGGATTGCAGGACAAAATCGTCATCGTGGGGTATGATGGGACCCCCGAAGCGCGCGACGCGATCCTGGCCGGGAAAGCGTTGAAAGCGGATACCGTGCAGTTTCCGCGCGAAATCGGCAAGAAGACCATCGAGACGATAGCGGCGTTCCTGGAGGGCAAGGAAGTGCCCAAGGTAGTGCCGGTGGAAGTGGGGATCATCGACAAGGCGAGCCTTGAAGCGGAGCAGGGGAAATGAGCGAATTCGTATTGGAGATGCACGACATCGTGAAGCAGTTCCCGGGGGTGGTGGCGGTGAATCATGCCCACCTCGATTTGAAACCCGGCGAGGTGCATTGTCTCGTAGGCGAAAACGGCGCGGGCAAATCGACACTCATGAAGATCCTGTCCGGCGCGCAGCCGCTGGATTCGGGCGAGATTCGTCTGTCGGGTCAGCCCGTGCAGATCCACTCCCCGCACCACGCGCAGCAGTTGGGCATCAGCATGATCTATCAGGAATTCAACCTGAGCCCTTACTTGAGCGTCGCGGAAAACATTTATCTGGGGCGCGAGCCGCGTATCGGCAAGACGCCGTTCATCAATTGGAAAAAGATGTATGC is a window of Candidatus Hydrogenedentota bacterium DNA encoding:
- a CDS encoding methyl-accepting chemotaxis protein translates to MSLRGKLLAAGIILTVAPLAVLVSIVYSQNRQMVSISVDESKKLAFSDLDHLARGVYSMVETQQGQLDLMMKTVQADLKDLGGVTLSEETVAWTATNQFSKATTPVTLPKLLLGGQWPGQQIPSGTEAPLVDRAKDLTGGVCTVFQRMNDAGDMLRVLTNVTNEAGERAIGTFLPAAGETGSGNAIIAAILKGETCVHRTPVGDVWYLAQFTPIYDASNKVAGMLCVGMREDSMATLRKAIMDVKIGESGYIYVLDSKGRYVISQGGKSDGKDLWEMKDTNGRFFIQDVVKTAKALKPGEMGEIRYPFQGSNDTVPRDKTVRLMYYAPWDWIIGAGVYDDELLAASNRIASLGHRSNVYLITLGLIAAVFAVIVWLIMSSRLSTRLRRIAETLQEGSNQVTSASTQVASASQALAQGASEQASSLEESSAALTQMASRTRQNAENANQANLVAKEAATLAEAGVESMRAMAEATERIRTSSQETAKVLKTIDEIAFQTNLLALNAAVEAARAGEAGKGFAVVAEEVRNLAIRSADAARSTAQLIEEATHNAQNGVVATQQTSQRLKSIQTAANSVATLIAEISAASNEQAMGIDQVNTAVAEMDKVVQMNAASAEESASASEELSGQAMDVDSMVRELTALITGAKESDGRALMIQE
- a CDS encoding substrate-binding domain-containing protein, translating into MRKRIGVAVVTLLALLATGCGQSATQENSGGADVKATRVIGASLLTQRHQFYRDLVAALEEEAPKHGLTLRIQYAEFDGQKQINQIETFVRQKVDAIIVSPKDSAGISPAVSDARAKGIPVFTADIAAQNADVVCHIASDNVQGGRIIGEYLAKILNGKGKVAIIDNPEVTSVQDRTKGFDEALAKYPEMSVVQRAPGAGVRDKALTAAQSVLQANPDLSAIFGINDDSALGALAAVESAGLQDKIVIVGYDGTPEARDAILAGKALKADTVQFPREIGKKTIETIAAFLEGKEVPKVVPVEVGIIDKASLEAEQGK
- a CDS encoding DUF2784 domain-containing protein, with the protein product MTAYRFLDAAFLLFHSALIVFVAFGWVWKRTRRIHLATVGVVGLSWFGLGLIYGLGFCPCTEWHWRVRERLGDTLLPNSYIKFLLDTLTGLDWNAAVVDGSTFCVFLIATLLSVLLNRRDMRERIR